In the Archocentrus centrarchus isolate MPI-CPG fArcCen1 chromosome 19, fArcCen1, whole genome shotgun sequence genome, CACCCGAGAGGTTTGAAGCTCCTGGGCCGTGACATGCTGAGCtcatttaaactgttttctgtGATTCAGCTCATTGTTGTCCATTCCCCTCAGATCCCACTGAGTCATTTCAGCAGCGAGGAGGTGAGCACATGGAGTGCTCTGAACTCCCCTCGAGTCGTGGAGCTCTTCGGGGCTGTAAGGGAGGGGCTAAACGTTGTTCTCTTCATGGACCTGAAGTCAGGTAAACTGAGTAAAATGCACTGTAAAAGCAATCTGAGCACTCTGAAGGAGTAATCACACTCTCCCAAATCCCATCAGGTTGTTTGGCCCAGCTTCTAAAGGAGATGACCTGCCTACCTGAAGATCTGGCCCTGCATTACCTTCATCAGCACTGGGGGCGCTGGAACACCTGCACCACAGAAGGGTGCTTCACTTGGATGTCAAAGGTGCGTTCTTGTGTTTCTGCTCATTTTTGCACCCAACCTGAGAGATTCTGCAACCTGTGGCGATTTCAGCTATTCGTGCCTCTTCATGCCTGTGCAGCACACTTCATTTTTAGAAGCAGGTGGATAAATAGAGGTGCAAagctcaataaaaataaatggagcATCATAAATAAGGTACGCATTTGTAATTACATGTAGGTAATTATTACCCAGCTTTGAATTTCAGTGTGTTTCTGCGAGTTATTTTGGTTTTATAGCCCATGAATTGAACTCTTTTCAGACACAGTGGAGCGTTTAACAAACAGAGATTCAGATTAGTTGGTGGAGCTAAAAGAAGATGAATATTGGATTCACAGTTTTCAGCTGGAAACAAACATGACTCTAAATCGAAGGTCGTGTTGTTCTGTGAATTGACACTGCCTTATTAAAGTTACATATGTCAGTGCTATTTTTACTTTCCTGCCCACAAATGGTGAAAAATCCAGGTGTCAGCAGCAGTGCTGCCTATCGAGAATTCACAGCCACATTCTATAGTGTTTCAGACTGTCCCCCGAGTTTGCTGTGAGACCCCACAGCACCTCTGTCTGCAGGGATTTCATATAATCAGCAGAACTTACAGGGAAGGGAGCCCAGTAAAGCCTCAAGCTGGTGGTTCTGCTGTCAGCTAGCATTCCCTGTGATCGTACTTAATCCTAAACTGATACCTCACCCCTAAACCCTCAGTAATCCCTGCTCATAGGATTGAGCAGGAGGGGGCTTGCTCACATCAGGCCCCTCCATTGTGCTCTGAGTTCATTTCTAAAAGCTTCACTCATCATAGATCCATCAAATCTCATCATATCAGATGGGGAAAAACTttatgtgctttattttttggaGATGGTACCTTAATCTACCTTGAGACAGCTGTTCAGGCTTTAGCCCCCTGTGCACCCGTCACTCTGACTGCCTCTGACAGCCTCTGACAGCCTCCTGCTTCTCAGTCAACTGTTTCATAATGAGCACCGAATGAAAACAAGCTGTCCCACTGAATCCTGTGTGTTGATCTTATTCCAGTTGACAatgtgctgctgtctgcagaCTGCAGAGACACATTCCTTTGTGACTTTGGTCTCTCAGAGACTTTAGATGACAGCGGATGGAGCACCAAGACATTCAGGGGTAAGTTGATCCTCAAACGTCTGCAATAAACTGGAGCACAATTAGCAAACAATTAGCAAACGATACATAAATGAATATAAATCCCAAGAAACTGTCAAGTAAATGAGCACAAACCTTCAGCAAACAGTTCATTTCCCTCCTGGTCACTCATCTTCATCAGCACCTACATTATGATAACAAATAGAAAAACTGCATTAACTTTATCGTCATTGAAGTGGTTTGAGAGCAGCTAAAGATCTGCACCTCTGCGTCAGCTGTTTTTCATCTCTATCATTTTGACAGCAGAGCTCGTTCCGAGGTTGGAAGTAACAGACCAATGAACCACTAGAATTTTGCCCAGTTTGTGCCTCACAGGAAGTCATATTCTTTGTCAAATAATTCCATTAACAATCCACCAGAAGGCTCCTACAGCTCAAACACAATTAAGAGGTCCAGTTTAGTAACACCAGTTAGCTGAGATGAAGCCCACTGACAGCTAATGTTTCATGGATgacttaacccccccccccccccccccccccccccccccacacacacacacacacacacacacacacacacacagagatgttaAGGAGAAACTATCCTCTGAAGCCAAAATCACTTTTtgcatcaggctgtaaacatgtttatttctgcggTACAGGTGGAGTTTATTAGAGTCTATGAGGAGTCTCAAGTGGCCGTTAGAGGAACtgctggctttatttttcagcccttGAGTTTTTTACTTAATTAGTTCCACTGTTTGCGCTTGGCTGAGCCTGATTAAAACGATTACAcagaaaaatctaattaaatgtgacaaattgaTTCTTCTTGAACTTTACTGTGAAGATTTAAAACTGATTATTTGGAGACATCCTGACTGTTAGGCTCTAGTGTGGGCCAAACTCCATCAGTGCTCTATCCTGAAGCTTCCACGGTTCATGAATGATTTTATTTCAGCAGGTGGGTTTGTTGTAATGGTCTTTTTCACAACGCACTTTAAGACACCTCCGATTTCTGCTCATCCAGACCAAAAACAGCAGTCAGATTGTTAGAGTTTGAGCTATTTCTAGTTATCTCCTAGACTTCAAAAAACATTCCTGCACTGCACTCATAAATCATCGTGCCATCTGTCGTTtctattattttaatttgcatttttatgttCTATTTTATTCCTATTTATTGCTATTCTTTTCTTATGTTAATGCTGTgtatgtaaagcactttgaattgcCTTTTCATAAGAAGTGTGCACTGAATAAATTTGTCTTTCAGCATCATCTTTTAGCCTCGCAAACATTCATGTCTTTGGGAGATATCGTGCAACGTCCTTAGCCTAGCATGCGAATATGCAAACATTTGCCTCAGTCTTCCGAGTATTCAGTTATTAACCAAAGTGTTGGACATATTTTCACCTCTACAGCCGCATGGCAGGCAAACTGCCTCTCACATGTAAAACTGGTTAGCTTTGAACAAACTGACACAGTCCATGGAAACAAACATTAGCATTTATTACCGTATGTCTTTGGATAAGTAGTAGGAATTGGATTGTTATTCTTTaaatgggataaaaaaaaaaaatttagagataaaaaaaattcatttagtGTTTGTCAATGTAGGAGCTGCATTCCCTGGCACAGAGACCCACATGGCCCCAGAAGTGGCACGAGGGGATCAACCCTGCAACAAGGCGGATGTGTGGAGCAGCTGTTGTATGCTACTGCACATGCTCAATGGATGCCAGCCATGGATACGTTACTATTCCCATCCACTGTGTCTCCAGGTGAGGATCTCTTCtttgctgttgttgtcagaTACTGGATGGGACAAACTGACACTTATATATTTCATCTGTTAGATTGTCAACGAGCCTCCGCCTCTGTGGGAGGTGCCATCCAACTGCAACAACTTCACAGCCAAAGTGTTCAGGGCCGGACTCCAGAAGGACCCCGAAAGAAGAGCATCAGCAAATGAGCTGAGGAGGAAAACCACCAAGGCCCTCAGAGCAGGTCGATGCACATCATAAATTCATCTCATAATCATCCCAGTGTATACAGTGCTTTTACTGAGCACTTATTCAAACAAAGGTTACACAGTGCTttgcatcattaaaaaaaaaaaaaaatgtgagcaaaATTAAAGAGTTGtaaataaaatctgttttaaatgaGAGCAGTGAAATCATGGCCCACAAAGAGAAACAAGTTTCTTTAAAGAGTGTACTGTACCAGCATTCACAGCCCTTAGTGAAAGCCTCAAGCTGCTTTaatttgtaaggtaaagaccctataataatacagagaaaacccaacagtgaaAATGGCccccttggcgacagtgggaaggaaaaaactcccttttgacaGGAAGAACCCACCGGCAGATCCAGgcgcagggaggggcagtcatctgctgttagggctgaggggagagagacatgCCCTCTAGGGCATAAATAAAATAGCACTGAGCCCTAAGGCACTCCAAATCCACTTTGTTGCCAAAGAAAGGTCTTAACTGTCTCTGAATGCCAAGTATTTCACACATATTGTGACCTTGCAAATGAATATTTTCTCCACAGTTGGAGGTCTGAGTTCTTGGTCCATGAAAACTGCCTGTGAAAAACTGTATTGTGGCCAGAACCAGAATGAAGACACTCCCTGCTCTTTGTCCCATCAGATCCAGAATAAACCATCACATACTGTCTCAGCACCTTCTATGTACTGGGTGAGCCCTTGGAGAACTACAGCAGTAGATGAGGACAGCAATGACTGGTCAGAAGGTGTCTCAGAGCTGGAGACATGTTGCTTAACTGGGGAGTGGGACTCTGAGCCAAAATCACTGAGAGATGATTACATCACCGATGAAAAAGACTGGGAGAGCGGGTCTGATTCAGAGGTAGATATATACATGGGAGAGGAGGAATGTATTCAGGAGAAGTGGCTGAAAACTGAGAGGGACTATGAAGGGGATTGGGAAGAGGAaggtgatgaagaggaggaggaagagtgggACTCTTCTGAGTCCACGGAGTATCTTCATGCTCTCCGAGGCCTTTTCCCTTTGCTGCAAAACAGTCAGCAGACAAATGACAGTTTGTGGGGATCAGAAGCAGAACTGGAGTACCTCAGAGATGGTGAGTCACAAAAACCCAGCAGCGGTATTACTTCAATAATCATATTATTTCAAATTTTACTCAGATGAGATTACAGaacttgttttctttgtgccaAAGAAATACTTTAAATGCACACATATTATCCTCTTTCTTATATTCTGTCACATACATTTGTATGCAGTTACACAGCCAAAGCTTGAAATAATGAAGTCAGTTTATGAACAAGTAATCCACGTGAGCTAAAAGCTCAGGCTCCAGGCTGCTCTAAATACTCCGTTTCAGGGAGTCACAGAGACAGGATATCTTTAATATAATCATCTGAGGTACACAGCTCCATGAGCCCCACCCACGTGCTCTCCAAACCTTTGTATATGGGTGCAGCTAGTCAGAACgaagctggcttaaagggacTGGAGCTAACATGGCTTGCATCACACAGCGGAGCCCAAAAGAAGAGAGGTTTCCTTCCAAAGCCAGCTAGAGTTTTCAAAGCTTGGCCCCAGAGTTTGCTAATAACAGAAACTGTTAACATGTTGTCCCCTACTAGATGTAGCTAAAGGTGCCACAATCGAGACCCCGTCCCCTGAACCTCGAGATGACCCACCATCCTGTTTCAGCTGCTCAGACACATCGCCGATAGATACCTCAGACAAGGTGTGTATCCATACACTGTGTGtgaaagatggatgcagccacaGTGTCGTCACTCGCTGGTTtgtaatttcctgtttttgaaaCTTTGAACTGAGTGATTTCGCCATCTGCATCTTAGTGTTTAGAAACTAGACATAGTGAGAGTCTGACTGTCAAACTGAGAAACAGGCTCACACAGCATTGACCTGTCAGTCACAAGCTAGACTCACCCTGAAGTGCAACCTGCCCCGCAGGCCACTCTGCAACCCACTTTACTTACAGTACTTCTTCACTGGCTTGTATTTTGAGACCAGAAAGCTGTAtgcatcttttacatacagtaaatGTTGTGTGCATCATGTCTGCTGATGACAAAAATGTGCATTgtgtctccaaaaaaaaaaaaaaaaaaaaaaaaaaaaaaaaaaaaaaaaaaaagaacaaaagtaaatttgttctttgcatttttttttaggactcTGATCACTCATCTGACGACCTCAGTTCTGGTGTCTTTTCCTCCTGCAACAGTCAAACAGATGCATGCTTGGAGTGGTCAGTTtcagccagccagccatccTCACAGTGCTTTGAGGGTAAGACGGCAGGAAGACGTCACTGTGCTGATCGATCACCGCTTGCTTTCAGAATTTTTCTAACGCTCTGACACTTGCAGGCATTGATATCTGGATAGAGGACGTCCAGGGCAAGTGTTTGAGGATACGTGAACGCAGGCGGATCAAAGTGGGCCATGTTGCCATAGGAATTAGTGATCAGGTATGAGAGGGTTTTAAGATGTCCAGAAACTGTTCAGATGTGGTGGTGCATCAGGCTGAGGTTTCTGTTCTATTTCCTCaaagtgtatttttgtttgctttttttccctttatttccAGAACAGAAAGTGAAACATCTTGAAGTATACTTATAGAACAAAACTGGGGAAGTTTAGATTTAAATCTGTCTCTGTTTAATCAAAGAATAAGTCAACTAAATGACTCTTACCAGTTCAGCAGTAACTTTTTGATACACTGTGCTGCAGAAGAATTTCAGTTGGTGTTAAGGTTTGATACCCAGTCAGAAGCCAAATGAATAATTCCATCTGTCACTCAGATCTCAGGGAAAACCTTCACTTTGGAGACTCTGGACAGGAAGACGGTGTCCTTTGAACAAGAGATCAGAGAGTCTGGTCTGTGGCTCCACTGTGTTCCTGCTCCTGACAGATGCCAGCGCTGGAGGTGGAGGGTCAGAGACGGCAAGCTCGAACTTCGAGAATGAGACGGACAATTTCTGCCACTGTTTTCCGTTCTTGTTTTGGTTGTTCACACTCATTCTGATTTCTTTACATAAAGTTCAACGAGACTAATgtaaaggaacattttgacaGAAGAAGTGGCTTAAACACAGGTAAAGAAAGACTAACCAAgcactttattaggaacaccGTATTGAGTTCAGGTAGAACCTTCCTCAGCTTACCTCCTGTTTGAtcacatcccagaggtgttcttcTGGATTCAGACCTTCAGGTTAGGGCGACCACTGAACTCACTCTCTTGTTTATATAATCACCTTTAAAATGACCTTGTTAAACTGGACGCTGCATTTGGCCAGTATAGGCAGCGGTGTTCAAACCATGATTGTTGGTAATACGGCGGCAGACAGAGACCTAGACAACATTCCCCGTCCTATCACGCtgccagcagcagcttcctggGAAGGCTGGCTCATGGATTCATGCTGCTGATTCTGACCTACCATTTACAGGTAGATAGATCAGTCCTTGCTATGTTTATGCTACCTGAGCTATATTTATGGATCTCACCATTCTGTGTTTAGggttacatgttttttttttgttttttttttagatgtttttgaaTCCAGTGGATTACATTATGATCAGGAGCAGTCTGAGACTGCTTACCACCACAGCTCTGCCAGGGCAGGATCAATTTGTGAGTTTGTTCTTGAGAACTCCCGAGACCATTTCTCCcaatattttctcatttctcaaTTTGATATGCATTTGAGTAGATGTAACATAAAATATCCAATCTCACAATGATAAAGAATCCTTCCAAAATTTCCTGGCTCCAGATACGGATTGACCTGGAAAAATAACCGCTTCAAATTTGTGCAAAGTCCCACAACTGGTAAAgaggacaaacaaacaaacaaactgatcacATGTCAAAGTTATCTGACCAAAGCCTGATACTTGATTTACAGTTAAATCAATGCCATAAGCTGTGCAGTAGCCTGAAGTGCACcttcacagaaataataacaatataCTGTATTGATGAGCACAGCAGTAATACGTAATAGGGCTTTACTGTATCTAGCTTGCTCATTATGCTAACACAGTAGACACAGTGGACATATGTCGTTTCCCTCGTTTTCATAACTCCTTCAGTTTTTAACTCGCATCTCTTTTCCTCATTGTGTATAAGTCAAGCTCCACCAGGATGAGCTCTGTTTCACTTCTGATGACAGAGCCATGAGAATAAATGCAAACAAGGCCGTCACTGTAAATGAAGCTTTAGGTGGAGTTTCTGCTGCACTGGTATCGCATGATTGCAGGAATACGCAGGTGTCCCTAATAAAGTGCTCCTTGAGTATatgaaaaaaatcttaaaatgtcTATATTCAGGTTAAActgtttctgtatatttttagtgtGTAttgctccagtttttttttttttcctttctgcacCTTTAgggaaaataaatcagttttcaGTATCTCTGTTTACTTTCTGATGTGGAAGAGAGAGTTTGtgtctcttattttattttagagtttAAATGGCATGAAGCAgcttaaaataatgttttccaCATACAGCACAAGACTGAAGATCTTAGTACTTGAATGTAACTGACATTTTATatcctaataaaaaaaaagactccagGGCAAAGAAGCTGCTGTCTTCTACTCATTTTGAAACTGTATTCTACATGTGGCCATGAAGGGTgtacaaaaatatttcactCTAGGCGTTAAATATTAGGAGCTATTACCTTTTGTATTTGAAATGCTTCAGCTGGACTAAGATGAGAGAGATTCATGTCAGAGAGGTTTCAGGAAACTGGGGCGCATTCAaaataacagaataaaaaaataacagaacgtaattatacacactttttttgcccaataatttattattattacttaaaaaaaaatgtttttctaaagttgttgctgctgtaaGGCCAGGTTTAAAAAGTGAAGCTGATGTGGACATGctttaaatctgcattctttctaaagaCCAGAAGGGGGCGACTCATTAGtttctccttcctttttctgtgacctcagtaaacacatcAATTTGCCTCCTTGGCTAATGACTTCTTAATCATAAGTTGGCAGCCAGTGGACCTGCAGTGTCCACTTTTCAAAATACTAAGATGCAATGGCAAAAACATTCATCTGGAGCCAACAGCACTTCACAAATCAACGGGTGATGTCACGGTGGCTGTgtccatcatttatatacagtctatagcaATGCCCTGTGGTTCAGATAAGCTCGGTGTTTGAGGAACAAGCTTCTAGATGTCCTTTAACCATTTCTGTTTCTTAATGGCCCAGTGTAGCCATTTAGGATGTTTTGGCagtcttttgtttgttctgtgtgctttttgtgtctctttgtggtcATTTGTATCATTCCATTgttattgtcattatttgtcTCTGTTGCGGCCATCCTGTGTTTCCCTGCAGTCATTTTTTCATCAGCAGTAATAACTCGGGAGGCCCCGCTGGCCGCTCCTCAGTGTCTGAAACTTGAATAAACTTGTGTACGGCTCACTTCCTCGACATTTTGTGCACTGTGCGCACAGGGCTCTGCCGACGTGCTGATTGGATCGCGCGGTTGCCTGGGCGGGTTCGCAGTTACACCATACGTGCTACGATTGGACACGGCGTGATAGTGGGAAGTGTCCGTACGCCGGTGTCTCCCTGGTTGCGCAAGACGCCATTTTGAAGTGATAGTGAGCGATAACGGAAAGATCGAGAAGCTGTCGTTTTAAAGGTAATAACCCACATAAAACCGCTTCTTTTTCGCCCGTAATACCATTTATTTTGCGGCGGTTGTCGCGCGGTGCGAGCGACTCGCTTTAATTTCCGATGAGCGTGACGTCACGGGGTTCTTTCTTAACTGTGACGCGGCATTTAGCTAACGCCTGCTAGCTTAGTGAGCTCCCGTATATCAGCTCATTTAACGGTCACACCGAGTGACCCGGGCTTCAGCTTCACCGGCAAGTCATTGTTCGGTATGTTAATAACGTGTTTTATCACCGGTGGTAATCTTTAGACCGTTGACGAACTGTGTTGCCCGCTAATTGTTAGCTAGCATATGTTAGCAAAACTAGCCATCTAGCTGAAGCATCCGCCCTTAGTGAAGCTAACAGTATCCTGTTTCGAGTGCTTGTTAGCAGCTAAAGACACCAGACACTCCGACTTTTCACAAACTAGTAACCGCGCGTCCACATGACAGGGTATTTAAGCATTTAACACGCAATGATATGAACTTAAACATTACCTTAGCTTTCAACTATAAGATCCCTGCggcaaatgcagttttttagcTTTAACAGGCCTCCCTTATCGGCTCATCAGTTAGCTGTTCGGTTTATCCACGGATGAACAGCGTAGCCGCAGGATTTAAAACTTGATTTTTCTGTTGCTAAATAAATGACACGTCAAAAGTTTTACAAACCCTGTAGTGGAGGAGTTAATGGCTGATGTGGATGGCAAGTGGTGGCTGGTAACTTAGAGCCATAAATAAGAACTTCAGTCATTAGCTTGAGTAAACAATTAACCTGTCCTCTTTCATATGTCACACAATGCGCCTCGTTTATTCGACCACATATACAGCTGTCATTGACCTATTCTAATGTGGTTGTGGTATTATGAACTGACTAACAATAAAAACTGATAACCTTGTTCAGATGTCAGCTGTTTTCTCCATGATACAGTTTTCCTGTGTCCACTTCCTCTCACCATACTGCACTGAAACT is a window encoding:
- the LOC115797892 gene encoding LOW QUALITY PROTEIN: mitogen-activated protein kinase kinase kinase 14-like (The sequence of the model RefSeq protein was modified relative to this genomic sequence to represent the inferred CDS: inserted 1 base in 1 codon), with the translated sequence MTCLPEDLALHYLHQXLGALEHLHHRRVLHLDVKVDNVLLSADCRDTFLCDFGLSETLDDSGWSTKTFRGAAFPGTETHMAPEVARGDQPCNKADVWSSCCMLLHMLNGCQPWIRYYSHPLCLQIVNEPPPLWEVPSNCNNFTAKVFRAGLQKDPERRASANELRRKTTKALRAVGGLSSWSMKTACEKLYCGQNQNEDTPCSLSHQIQNKPSHTVSAPSMYWVSPWRTTAVDEDSNDWSEGVSELETCCLTGEWDSEPKSLRDDYITDEKDWESGSDSEVDIYMGEEECIQEKWLKTERDYEGDWEEEGDEEEEEEWDSSESTEYLHALRGLFPLLQNSQQTNDSLWGSEAELEYLRDDVAKGATIETPSPEPRDDPPSCFSCSDTSPIDTSDKDSDHSSDDLSSGVFSSCNSQTDACLEWSVSASQPSSQCFEGIDIWIEDVQGKCLRIRERRRIKVGHVAIGISDQISGKTFTLETLDRKTVSFEQEIRESGLWLHCVPAPDRCQRWRWRVRDGKLELRE